A genomic window from Cryobacterium sp. SO2 includes:
- a CDS encoding ParA family protein: MHVLSVSSLKGGVGKTTVTLGLASAAFARGVRTLVVDLDPQSDVSTGLDIQLAGHLNVADVLASPKEKVVRAAIAPSGWTRGRPGTIDVMIGSPSAINFDGPHPSIRDIWKLEEALSTVEKDYDLVLIDCAPSLNALTRTAWAASDRVAVVTEPGLFSVAAADRALRAIEEIRRGLSPRLQPLGIIVNRARTASLEHQFRIKELRDMFGPLVLSPQLPERTSLQQAQGAAKPLHTWPGDSAQEMAHYFDQLLDRVLRTARIGEYAESTAR; the protein is encoded by the coding sequence GTGCACGTACTTAGCGTTAGCTCCCTCAAGGGAGGGGTAGGCAAGACCACGGTAACCCTTGGTCTCGCTTCTGCTGCCTTCGCCCGCGGTGTTCGGACCCTCGTGGTCGACCTCGATCCGCAATCTGATGTCTCCACCGGGCTGGACATTCAGCTCGCCGGCCACCTGAACGTGGCCGACGTGCTGGCCTCGCCGAAGGAAAAAGTTGTTCGGGCCGCCATCGCGCCCAGCGGCTGGACCCGCGGCCGCCCCGGCACGATCGACGTCATGATCGGCAGCCCCTCCGCCATCAATTTCGACGGCCCGCACCCCAGCATCCGTGACATCTGGAAGCTCGAAGAGGCCCTCTCCACTGTGGAGAAGGATTACGACCTCGTTCTGATCGACTGCGCCCCCTCGCTGAATGCGCTCACCCGCACCGCCTGGGCCGCGAGCGACCGTGTCGCCGTCGTCACCGAGCCCGGTCTGTTCTCCGTGGCCGCCGCCGACCGCGCCCTGCGCGCCATCGAGGAGATCCGCCGCGGTCTCAGCCCGCGGCTGCAGCCGCTGGGCATCATCGTCAACCGGGCCCGCACGGCGTCGCTCGAGCACCAGTTCCGCATCAAGGAACTCCGCGACATGTTCGGCCCGCTGGTGCTCAGCCCCCAGCTGCCCGAGCGCACCAGCCTGCAGCAGGCCCAGGGCGCGGCGAAGCCGTTGCACACCTGGCCCGGCGACAGCGCCCAGGAGATGGCGCACTACTTCGACCAGCTCCTGGACCGGGTGCTCCGCACCGCCCGAATCGGCGAGTACGCAGAGTCAACCGCGCGTTAA
- a CDS encoding Ku protein, producing MRSIWKGAITFGLVNVPVKVYSATEDHDVELHQVHDEDGGRIRYQRRCEVCGKIVDYAHIDKAFSDGDKTVIITDTDLKALPEERSREIDVVEFVPSNQLDPIMFDRSYFLEPDGSSPKAYVLLRRTLEQTDRTAIVHFALRQKTRLAALRVRDDVLMLQTLLWADEVRTAQFPALESTVTVSDRELDLSAALVDSFASDFTPGDFTDDYQAQLRTLIEQKLAAGDAIDTEATFGVTEDEPGGGEVLDLMEALRRSVDRSRAGKDTAESDTETTKTATKKAGAKKRA from the coding sequence ATGAGATCCATCTGGAAGGGCGCCATCACGTTCGGGCTGGTCAACGTGCCGGTCAAGGTCTACAGCGCCACAGAAGACCACGACGTGGAACTGCACCAGGTGCACGACGAGGATGGCGGCCGCATCCGCTATCAGCGTCGCTGCGAGGTCTGCGGCAAGATCGTGGACTACGCGCACATCGACAAGGCCTTCAGCGACGGCGACAAGACTGTGATCATCACCGACACCGACCTCAAGGCCCTGCCGGAGGAACGCAGCCGCGAGATCGACGTCGTCGAGTTCGTGCCGAGCAACCAGCTCGACCCGATCATGTTCGACCGCAGCTACTTCCTCGAACCGGATGGCAGCTCGCCGAAGGCGTATGTGCTGTTGCGCCGTACCCTCGAGCAGACCGACCGCACGGCGATCGTGCATTTCGCGCTGAGGCAGAAGACCAGGCTCGCCGCCCTGCGGGTGCGGGACGACGTGCTGATGCTGCAGACGTTGCTGTGGGCCGACGAGGTGCGCACTGCGCAATTCCCGGCGCTCGAATCCACCGTGACGGTGTCCGACCGGGAACTCGACCTGTCCGCGGCGTTGGTGGATTCCTTCGCCTCCGACTTCACGCCCGGCGACTTCACCGACGACTACCAAGCGCAGCTGCGCACGCTCATCGAGCAGAAGCTCGCGGCCGGTGATGCCATCGACACCGAGGCCACCTTCGGGGTCACAGAGGACGAGCCCGGCGGGGGAGAGGTGCTCGACCTGATGGAGGCCCTGCGGCGCAGCGTCGACCGTAGCCGCGCCGGCAAGGACACCGCGGAATCCGACACCGAGACGACGAAGACGGCCACGAAGAAGGCGGGCGCGAAAAAGAGGGCGTGA
- a CDS encoding DUF1295 domain-containing protein, giving the protein MMADTGASAALLVCTGVCAAATLSTWLLSVLTREYSWVDRAWSLLPPVYLWVFAAAGGLADTRLVVLAVLGKLWGVRLTLNFARKGGYRPGGEDYRWVALRRRMSRRGFALFNLFFISIYQNLLLLLLTLPAWVALQHPGRPFGAGDVVLTVLFLACLIGESVADQQQWNFQRARLARRATGAADPGFLRVGLFRFSRHPNYFFEIAQWWLVAGFGAVAAGDVLQLGSLGALLLTLLFAGSIVFTESISMERHPGYADYRRAVWPLIPWAPKRRAALAGTTPPTGERL; this is encoded by the coding sequence ATGATGGCTGACACCGGTGCATCCGCCGCGCTGCTGGTCTGCACGGGTGTGTGCGCGGCCGCCACCCTGAGCACCTGGCTGTTGTCCGTGCTCACCCGGGAGTACTCCTGGGTCGACCGGGCCTGGTCGCTGTTGCCGCCGGTGTACCTCTGGGTGTTCGCCGCTGCCGGCGGCCTGGCCGACACTCGGCTGGTGGTGCTGGCCGTGCTGGGCAAGCTGTGGGGGGTTCGGCTCACCCTGAATTTCGCCCGCAAGGGCGGCTACCGGCCGGGCGGCGAGGACTACCGCTGGGTGGCGCTGCGCCGACGGATGAGCCGGCGCGGGTTCGCGCTGTTCAACCTGTTCTTCATCTCGATCTACCAGAACCTGTTGCTGCTGCTTCTCACCCTGCCCGCCTGGGTGGCCTTGCAGCACCCCGGCAGGCCGTTCGGCGCTGGCGACGTTGTGCTCACGGTGCTGTTCCTGGCCTGCCTGATCGGGGAGAGCGTGGCCGATCAGCAACAGTGGAACTTCCAGCGCGCCCGTCTGGCCCGTCGGGCCACGGGCGCCGCTGACCCGGGCTTCCTCCGGGTCGGGCTGTTCAGGTTCTCCCGTCACCCGAACTACTTCTTCGAGATCGCGCAGTGGTGGCTGGTGGCCGGGTTCGGCGCCGTCGCGGCCGGCGATGTGCTGCAACTCGGCTCCCTGGGCGCCCTGCTGCTGACCCTGCTGTTCGCCGGTTCGATCGTTTTCACCGAGAGCATCTCGATGGAGCGGCATCCGGGTTATGCGGACTACCGCCGGGCCGTCTGGCCGCTGATACCGTGGGCGCCGAAACGGCGGGCCGCGCTGGCCGGGACCACGCCGCCGACCGGCGAGCGGCTCTAG
- a CDS encoding FHA domain-containing protein produces the protein MTFSQEFAASLAALDANVTVEEQDAIAALPSGSALLVVRRGPNSGARFLLDADVTTVGRHPNADIFLDDVTVSRRHAEFLRTGRQFQVKDLGSLNGTYFDGERIDLAVLTDGSEVQVGKFRLTFYASRLDLVHLASD, from the coding sequence ATGACGTTCAGCCAGGAGTTCGCGGCATCATTGGCGGCGCTCGACGCGAATGTCACGGTTGAAGAGCAGGATGCCATTGCGGCCCTGCCGTCCGGCTCCGCCCTGCTGGTGGTGCGCCGCGGTCCCAACTCCGGTGCGCGCTTCCTGCTGGATGCCGACGTCACGACAGTGGGCCGGCACCCGAACGCCGACATCTTCCTCGACGACGTCACGGTGTCCCGCCGCCACGCCGAGTTCCTGCGCACGGGGCGTCAGTTCCAGGTCAAAGACCTCGGCTCGCTCAACGGCACCTACTTCGATGGCGAACGCATCGACCTGGCCGTCCTCACCGACGGATCCGAAGTGCAGGTCGGCAAATTCCGCCTCACGTTCTACGCCTCGCGGCTCGACCTCGTTCACCTGGCGAGCGACTAG
- a CDS encoding MerR family transcriptional regulator: MSELNPRDESSRYGQGLLFTDGMPELDENSGYRGAVAARAAGISYRQLDYWARTELVEPTVRGASGSGTQRLYGFRDILVLKLVKRLLDTGISLQQIRTAVNQLRESGVNDLAQTTLMSDGASVYLCTSNDEVIDLVSRGQGVFGIAVGKVLREVETTLVELDTQSTDPSDELAARRVSRKVS; the protein is encoded by the coding sequence ATGAGTGAACTCAATCCCCGAGACGAGTCCTCGCGGTACGGTCAGGGACTGCTCTTCACCGACGGGATGCCGGAGCTCGACGAGAACTCGGGTTACCGCGGCGCCGTCGCCGCCCGCGCCGCCGGCATCAGCTACCGTCAGCTCGACTACTGGGCCCGCACCGAGCTCGTGGAGCCCACCGTGCGCGGTGCGTCCGGCTCCGGCACCCAGCGGCTCTACGGTTTCCGCGATATCCTCGTTCTCAAGCTCGTCAAGCGTCTTCTCGACACGGGCATCTCGCTGCAGCAGATCCGTACCGCGGTCAACCAGCTGCGCGAGTCCGGCGTCAACGACCTGGCCCAGACCACCCTGATGAGCGATGGCGCCAGCGTCTACCTGTGCACCTCGAACGACGAGGTCATCGACCTCGTCAGCCGCGGCCAGGGCGTCTTTGGCATCGCCGTCGGCAAGGTCCTCCGCGAAGTGGAGACCACCCTGGTCGAGCTCGACACCCAGTCCACCGACCCCTCAGACGAATTGGCGGCCCGCCGAGTCTCCCGCAAGGTCTCTTAA
- a CDS encoding ATP-dependent DNA ligase — MASVAGAGQPAREIVTVGGRRVTLTHLDKVMYPETGTTKADILGYYAAVADALIRHARDRPATRKRWVHGVGTPDEPGQVFFQKNLGDGTPEWVERRELAHTEHSTVYPLVNDLATLTWLAQIGTLEVHVPQWRFDAAGTPAHPDRLVLDLDPGEGVGLVECAEVARWARALLLDMGLDTMPVTSGSKGIHLYAALDGSHSSDQVGQVAHELARALEADHPGEVLSAMTRSLRPGKVFLDWSQNSANKTTIAPYSLRGQMRPLVAAPRTWRELEAPDLAQLDYRQVLRRLERRPDPLAVVADAIEADPTDRLHVYRGKRDATRTPEPVPEAAAPHAPGSGGAAFVIQEHHARALHFDLRLEHDGVLASWALPKGVPTDPTHNHLAVHTEDHPLEYLEFEGDIPAGEYGAGSMSIWDSGNYSAEKWRDDEVIVTLRGRPDGGLAGAEREFALIRTGGADSRNWLIHLMKPKASQKADVATPATVTAARTDYSPMLARPGSLQELSPDAGWAYEMKWDGIRMLAYLDGGPHGAVRFMTRNGNDVTASFPELVDDLRRAVGDQSAVLDGEVVALDRRNRPDFSLLQTRLGLTDERDVRRARQGAPVHYFAFDLLEHDGAAAVELPYSDRRRALEGLVTSVGAVQVPPAFDGDAAEALATSSRLGLEGLIAKQNDSRYQSGRRTDRWVKVKHVKAQEVVIGGWRPGNGHRGSTLGSLLVGIPAAARAGETGAPPLHYAGRVGTGFRDRDLTALRRRLDDLPRADSPFDDVPAADAADAVWVQPLLVGEAEFSEWTPSGRLRHPSWRGLRPDKAPGDVVREG; from the coding sequence ATGGCATCTGTGGCAGGAGCTGGGCAGCCGGCGCGCGAGATCGTGACGGTGGGCGGCCGCCGGGTGACCCTCACCCACCTCGACAAGGTGATGTACCCGGAAACCGGCACCACCAAGGCCGACATCCTGGGGTACTACGCCGCGGTGGCCGACGCGCTCATCAGGCATGCCAGGGACCGGCCGGCCACCCGCAAGCGTTGGGTGCACGGGGTCGGCACCCCGGACGAGCCCGGCCAGGTGTTCTTCCAGAAGAACCTGGGCGACGGCACTCCCGAATGGGTGGAGCGCCGGGAGCTGGCGCACACGGAGCACAGCACGGTGTATCCGCTGGTGAACGACCTGGCCACGCTGACCTGGCTGGCGCAGATCGGCACCCTCGAGGTGCACGTGCCGCAGTGGCGGTTCGACGCCGCCGGCACCCCGGCGCACCCCGACCGGCTGGTGCTCGACCTCGACCCCGGTGAGGGCGTTGGCCTGGTGGAGTGCGCGGAGGTGGCCAGGTGGGCCCGTGCGCTGCTGCTGGACATGGGCCTGGACACGATGCCGGTCACCAGCGGGAGCAAGGGCATCCATCTCTATGCAGCCCTCGATGGTAGTCACAGCTCGGATCAGGTAGGCCAGGTGGCGCACGAACTGGCCAGGGCCCTCGAAGCCGACCACCCCGGCGAGGTGCTCAGCGCCATGACGCGGTCACTGCGGCCGGGGAAGGTGTTCCTGGACTGGAGCCAGAACAGCGCGAACAAGACCACCATCGCGCCGTACAGCCTGCGCGGCCAGATGCGGCCGTTGGTGGCGGCCCCGCGCACCTGGCGGGAACTGGAGGCGCCGGACCTGGCTCAGCTCGACTACCGGCAGGTGCTCAGGCGGCTCGAACGCCGGCCGGACCCGCTCGCCGTGGTGGCGGACGCGATCGAGGCCGACCCCACCGACCGCCTGCACGTCTACCGCGGCAAGCGGGATGCGACCCGGACACCGGAGCCCGTGCCGGAGGCGGCGGCGCCTCACGCCCCGGGCAGCGGCGGCGCGGCCTTCGTGATCCAGGAGCACCACGCTCGCGCCCTGCATTTCGACCTGCGGCTCGAACACGATGGCGTGCTGGCCTCCTGGGCGTTGCCCAAGGGTGTGCCGACGGATCCGACCCACAATCACCTCGCCGTCCACACGGAAGACCACCCGCTCGAATACCTCGAGTTCGAAGGCGATATCCCGGCCGGGGAATACGGGGCTGGCTCCATGTCGATCTGGGATTCCGGCAACTACTCGGCCGAGAAGTGGCGGGACGACGAGGTGATCGTGACCCTGCGCGGCCGGCCGGACGGCGGTCTGGCCGGCGCCGAACGTGAGTTCGCCCTGATCCGCACGGGCGGGGCGGACTCGCGCAACTGGCTGATCCACCTGATGAAACCGAAAGCCAGCCAGAAGGCGGATGTCGCAACTCCGGCCACCGTGACCGCCGCCCGCACCGACTACTCCCCCATGCTCGCCCGCCCCGGCAGCCTGCAGGAGTTGTCACCGGACGCCGGCTGGGCCTACGAGATGAAGTGGGACGGCATCCGCATGCTCGCCTACCTCGACGGCGGACCGCACGGTGCCGTGCGGTTCATGACCCGCAACGGCAACGACGTCACGGCGTCGTTTCCCGAGCTGGTCGACGATCTGCGCCGGGCCGTCGGCGACCAGAGCGCCGTACTCGACGGCGAGGTGGTGGCGCTCGACCGGCGGAACCGGCCCGACTTCTCCCTGCTGCAGACGCGGCTGGGGCTCACCGACGAGCGGGACGTGCGGCGGGCGCGGCAGGGCGCCCCCGTGCATTACTTCGCCTTCGACTTGCTCGAGCACGACGGCGCAGCGGCGGTTGAGCTGCCCTACTCGGACCGGCGCCGCGCCCTGGAGGGCCTGGTCACGAGCGTCGGCGCCGTGCAGGTGCCGCCGGCCTTCGACGGCGACGCGGCCGAGGCTCTCGCCACCAGCTCCAGGCTCGGCCTGGAGGGCCTGATCGCCAAGCAGAACGACAGCCGCTACCAGAGCGGGCGCCGCACCGACCGGTGGGTGAAGGTCAAGCACGTCAAGGCGCAGGAGGTGGTGATCGGCGGGTGGCGGCCCGGCAACGGACACCGCGGCAGCACCCTCGGCTCCCTGCTGGTGGGCATCCCCGCCGCAGCGCGAGCCGGAGAGACCGGGGCGCCGCCCCTGCACTACGCCGGCCGCGTCGGCACCGGGTTTCGCGACCGCGACCTCACCGCCCTCCGCCGCCGGCTGGACGATCTGCCGCGCGCCGACAGCCCGTTCGACGACGTGCCGGCGGCCGACGCCGCTGACGCCGTGTGGGTGCAGCCGCTTCTCGTGGGCGAGGCAGAGTTCAGCGAGTGGACGCCGTCCGGCCGGCTGCGGCACCCGAGCTGGCGGGGACTGCGGCCAGACAAGGCACCGGGCGACGTGGTGCGTGAAGGCTGA
- a CDS encoding CDP-alcohol phosphatidyltransferase family protein: MTGPARNEISSRVLTVPNLLSFLRLALVPVFLFVLVAGADAWALLILAVSSLTDFLDGWIARRFNQITRLGQLLDPAADRLYIFAALIGLAWRDLVPWWIVLVVVGRDVFLLGLGVVLANHGFGPLPVHQLGKVATFCLFYALPMIMLGQAFPELAWWSQPVGWAFGLWGAYLYWWAGVIYAIETVRVIRLP; encoded by the coding sequence GTGACAGGGCCCGCACGGAACGAGATCAGCAGTCGAGTGCTCACCGTGCCCAATCTGCTCAGCTTCTTGCGCCTCGCCCTCGTTCCGGTGTTCCTTTTTGTGCTCGTTGCCGGCGCCGATGCCTGGGCGCTGTTGATCCTGGCCGTCTCCAGCCTCACCGACTTCCTCGACGGCTGGATCGCCCGTCGGTTCAACCAGATCACCCGGCTCGGCCAGCTGCTCGACCCGGCGGCAGACCGGCTCTACATCTTCGCCGCCCTCATCGGCCTGGCTTGGCGCGACCTGGTGCCGTGGTGGATCGTGCTGGTCGTCGTCGGCCGCGACGTCTTCCTGCTCGGGCTGGGCGTTGTGCTGGCCAACCACGGTTTCGGTCCGTTGCCTGTGCATCAGCTGGGCAAGGTCGCCACCTTCTGCCTGTTCTACGCGCTGCCGATGATCATGCTCGGCCAGGCCTTCCCCGAGCTCGCCTGGTGGTCCCAGCCCGTCGGCTGGGCGTTCGGGCTCTGGGGTGCATACCTGTACTGGTGGGCCGGCGTCATCTACGCGATTGAAACGGTTCGAGTGATTCGCCTGCCATAG
- a CDS encoding NADP-dependent oxidoreductase, which translates to MIAVQFDQHGPSSVLHLVERAMPAVPAGCVLVHVRAAGVSPVDIALRAGGTPLAASLSLPHITGIDAAGVVVEIGTGVTDVVVGDEVFGTVVLTEFGGAAAEYAVLAQWGPKPSAWSWAEAGAAGSAVETATRALDLLDVSPGSVVLVDGAAGGVGSIAAQLAVALGARVFGTAREGSLHIVESLPGVTAVRTGLSWRDVFRHAGIDRADAAVDTSGAGVLPALIAATGSADRVVTIADLSAADYGVRLTRGALAGEATGRHGLRAVAGLGHGTVLTVPLRGTFPFAQAAAAHDAAAERPRWGKVALVNDQPC; encoded by the coding sequence ATGATCGCTGTTCAGTTCGACCAGCACGGCCCCTCCTCTGTACTCCACCTCGTCGAGCGGGCGATGCCCGCTGTCCCGGCGGGCTGCGTGCTGGTGCACGTCCGCGCGGCCGGCGTTTCCCCGGTCGATATCGCCCTTCGCGCCGGGGGGACGCCGCTGGCCGCGTCGCTGTCATTGCCGCACATCACCGGCATCGATGCGGCAGGAGTCGTCGTCGAGATCGGCACTGGTGTGACGGATGTAGTGGTGGGAGACGAGGTGTTCGGCACCGTCGTGTTGACCGAGTTCGGCGGCGCAGCGGCAGAGTACGCCGTCCTCGCCCAGTGGGGACCGAAGCCCTCCGCGTGGTCATGGGCGGAGGCAGGCGCAGCCGGTTCGGCCGTCGAGACCGCGACTCGCGCACTTGACCTGCTGGACGTCTCACCGGGGTCGGTCGTGCTCGTCGACGGTGCGGCTGGTGGGGTCGGCTCGATCGCGGCACAGCTCGCTGTCGCACTGGGGGCCCGAGTCTTCGGCACCGCTCGCGAGGGGTCCCTGCACATCGTCGAGTCGCTGCCGGGTGTCACAGCGGTGCGCACCGGGCTGAGCTGGAGGGATGTCTTCCGCCATGCGGGTATCGACCGCGCCGACGCCGCTGTGGACACGAGCGGTGCCGGCGTCCTCCCCGCCCTCATCGCCGCCACCGGCAGCGCGGACCGGGTGGTGACGATCGCCGACCTGTCCGCGGCCGACTACGGCGTGCGTCTGACGCGCGGCGCTCTCGCCGGTGAAGCGACCGGGCGCCACGGTCTTCGTGCCGTGGCAGGGCTCGGCCACGGCACTGTGCTGACGGTGCCGCTACGCGGCACCTTTCCGTTCGCCCAGGCCGCCGCAGCCCACGACGCCGCGGCGGAACGACCGCGATGGGGCAAGGTCGCGCTGGTCAACGACCAACCGTGCTGA
- a CDS encoding MerR family transcriptional regulator: MPASSAQARSTGATSLLSIGQVLARLTPEFGDLTPSKLRFLEEQGLVSPARTESGYRKFNAGDLDRLRLILSMQRDHYLPLKVIKAYLDDLDAGRSPVLPGGGAPGPTMLTTARRFSRDDLLREAGASGALLHDAVSASIILPAEHYGDDALAVLRALVDLQRSGIEPRHLRGFRGAAERELGLIESALVPLARRKDASSRAKAAEMAVEIAGQLEVIRGSLIRSALGRLTK; the protein is encoded by the coding sequence GTGCCGGCGTCCTCCGCCCAGGCACGATCGACGGGCGCGACGTCACTTCTGAGTATTGGCCAGGTGCTGGCGCGGTTGACGCCGGAGTTCGGCGACCTGACCCCGTCCAAGCTGCGGTTCCTGGAGGAACAGGGGCTGGTCTCTCCGGCCCGCACCGAATCCGGCTACCGCAAGTTCAACGCCGGTGACCTGGACAGGCTGCGCCTGATCCTGTCGATGCAGCGTGACCACTACCTGCCGTTGAAGGTCATCAAGGCCTACCTCGACGACCTCGACGCCGGACGCTCCCCGGTCCTGCCCGGCGGCGGCGCTCCAGGCCCCACCATGCTTACGACCGCGCGGCGGTTCAGCCGCGACGACCTACTGCGCGAGGCTGGGGCCTCCGGCGCCCTGCTGCACGACGCGGTTTCCGCCTCGATCATCCTGCCGGCCGAGCACTACGGCGATGACGCCCTCGCCGTGCTCCGCGCCCTCGTCGACCTGCAGCGCAGCGGCATCGAGCCCAGGCACCTGCGCGGCTTCCGCGGCGCCGCCGAACGTGAGCTCGGCCTGATCGAGAGCGCCCTTGTTCCGCTGGCCCGCCGCAAGGACGCTTCCAGCCGCGCCAAGGCCGCCGAGATGGCCGTGGAGATCGCCGGTCAGCTCGAGGTCATCCGCGGCAGCCTGATCCGCTCTGCCCTGGGGCGCCTGACCAAATAG
- a CDS encoding TetR/AcrR family transcriptional regulator produces MTREPRADKELNRLRLTAAAGRALQRDGLGVSMRAIAREAGMGIATAYRHFPTKNDLIEAVLAEQVATCTQAMQAALREPDPWTGLTTVIAWFAEVQIEHPGLLRVLLDNSTEDSSAVAGPAGNAPFADARRAHGEALHRLVAGARTAGDLRPDVTTDDVRVGMMAMTAFSSRPDALTGAAVRALHRILIRGISAGSRPD; encoded by the coding sequence ATGACTCGCGAACCCCGGGCCGACAAAGAACTCAATCGCCTGCGCCTCACCGCTGCGGCCGGACGCGCCCTCCAGCGGGACGGTCTGGGTGTGTCGATGCGTGCCATCGCTCGCGAGGCCGGGATGGGCATCGCCACCGCCTACCGCCACTTCCCGACAAAGAACGACCTCATCGAAGCCGTGCTGGCCGAGCAGGTGGCCACGTGTACCCAGGCGATGCAGGCGGCGCTGCGTGAGCCAGATCCCTGGACCGGCCTGACGACAGTGATCGCCTGGTTCGCGGAGGTCCAGATTGAGCATCCCGGACTGTTACGCGTGCTGCTCGACAATTCGACAGAAGATTCCTCGGCCGTCGCTGGACCGGCCGGCAATGCACCCTTCGCCGACGCCCGCCGGGCGCATGGCGAAGCACTTCACCGACTCGTCGCGGGGGCGCGCACAGCCGGGGACCTCAGACCGGACGTCACGACGGACGATGTGCGCGTCGGGATGATGGCCATGACCGCGTTCAGCAGCAGACCGGACGCCCTGACCGGGGCCGCCGTCCGCGCCCTCCATCGGATCCTCATCCGCGGGATCTCCGCTGGGAGTCGACCGGACTGA